gtaggatttatgcctagttgatccttttgacaccaggaaaaagtgtgatttagggcagattgcattctttccacgataacactttcgaatttgcctcgtacaataatgacaacgtcatcagcatatccaaccacttcgaagcctcttctctctaagctgtctagaagctcatccaccaccagtgaccacaacaaaggagaaagcacttcGCCTTGCGGACACTCcattgctttaacagtgatgtatgaaccgctaagctcagaggagattttccgattagctagcatagcatgtacccaggtaacaatgcatgggtcgaattttctcctcaacattgctgaccctatagacgaataagaagcgttatcgaatgcgccctcaatatcaagaaatactacaagagcaatttcttttgcattaagtgttttttcgattttttgaactaccgtatgtagtgccgagatcgtagattttccactttgataagcgaattggttttttgacaaaggcattgctttcataaatttgtgatttatatactcgcatagtaccttttccataattttgagcattacagaggataaacttatcggcctgaatgctttggggttggttttatctctcttgcctgccttcggaatgaagacagcccggatttgacaccaatcgttaggtatgtgccccaaaatcagactcgccttaaaaatctcaaccaagggtggaaccagtgttttctcctctttttggatcaacgctgggaatattccatccatgccaggagacttaaatggctcgaaagatctcacagccctctcaaccctggcccgagtgaaagcttcctttgcaacctttattgcgtctttttagatccagaaacccatgattggatctcttgtggatctgagacagcaattccagtgccttggtcgccgatgctcgactcagggattgaatcagggaagtggatctttaacaattcgctcagtgtatcgctaggctctacagtgagcgaaccatccgtctttcggaggctacccacaccattggagtggtcttttgaaagagttttttggagtctggccactacaatgaaattattccacaaaagatactcagagcaattatcgcattgattttagttatatgtaactactcatcactattgaaggtcaaggcaacatgggttttccacttacccaatcccactagggtaagtggaaaaacaactcctaattttaaaatctatttccataagtttcaagcgaccaaaatggtatgaattaccgcacagttggtgcaaaattgactgtttttgatagcccattttgattgaacgcatttaaatcatttaaactggttttacactaaatcaaacatgcactatcgatttttccttttccacttcccccagtgtaccttatgtgGTATTTAACACACATGTTTGTTAGGGTGTACGTCTTGTGGAACCTTTGTTATATTTTGTTAAAGGTCACTGGAAAACGTAACAAATCTTGTCTAATTTCATGAAAAtatcaaaacataaaaaaaactcaggCAGTACATCTTCAACCATCTTTCATAAGATACAGATGCAGTATCCTCTCAGCCAGAGCATTTGCATATTTAAAATTATCCGcgaaaaattctgatttttaatatGTATAgtaataaaatattgaatttgctCCAATTCACAGAAACACCGGAAACACAAAAGTCAAAATCGCCAGCATGCATCAAGCGACACGGAGGATGAATCAGGCAAAAGCAACAGCAAACAAGGCCCATCAGCTTCAGCCTCAGAGGAGATCAATAATAACAAGCCATATGCCGTGCGATATTCAGATACTTGGGGTCGGTGAGTTGCTAATCGCTTTAGCTTACTGAATAGTCAACTGAATTCGCTCCACATcacattgattttattattttgtttcaTCGTTACAGATTTTTAGTGGCAGCCCGAAATCTCAAAGCTGGTGAACAAATCATCAAGGTGGAGCCTTTGGCCATGGGCCCTTGGGCTGCTAGCGATCCTGTCTGTCTTGGCTGTTACAAACGTTTCGCGAAGGATTCCCGAATTATAAAGTAGGTTCATGGATCAGTTAGAGCCACTTAGTCAGTTAGAGCATGACGAGCTTGACTACAAAAGCGTATCGTGTAATCTTCCGACAACCGCAGTCGAGCTTTTCTTTACTAACATCTTGGGAATATTCAATCCTCAACCTCTAATGGGTTAgtaattataaattttagagTGAATTCATAACAGTTCACTTATCGGCTCGTTAAATTCCTGTGGTGTTTTAAAAATCTACGAAACTTCCACCCCCACACTCTGTGTTTTGACAACATATCCATAGTTACAACACCAGTCCTATACATCACAGTCTGAACATTCAATACTTTCTCCGTTTCAGATGTACTGGCTGTGGTTGGCgtatttgctctccaacctgcAGCGGTCTTTCCGCCAATGAGCCCCACAAAAAACTGGAATGTATTCCCCTAAAAGAGCACAACGTGGGTAATCTTTTCGAAACGGGCTCCGCTGAGCAAATAAAACTAATGTACGAAGCTATTTTTGCCCTACGCTGTCTGCTGCTGAAGAAGATTGACCCGGAACGATACGCTATGCTACTGGAAATGGAACCCCTAAACGAACTGCGGCAGCAAATATCTTCGCTGTGGAAACGCAATCAAGAATTGATAGTGAATCGGATTCGTGATGAGTGGAAGTTCGACGAATTTACCGATAGTGAAATCCACACCGCGTGTGGTATAATCGAGGTCAATTCGTTCCAGATTGGGCAGGACGATGTCTTTGCTCGAGCCCTGTATCCGGAAGCGTTTTACATCATGCACGATTGCACTCCGAACACCACCCACACAGACGATCCGAAATCTCGTGTGCTATCGATAAGGCTGACCAACGACCTGAAGGCAGGCGATCCAATTACACTTTCCTATTCATACACCCTGCAAGGAACGCTAAAACGAAGGCAGCATTTGTTCGAGAGCAAGTTTTTCTGGTGCCAATGTAAACGATGCTCTGACCCTACCGAGTTTGGTACGAATTGCAGCTCCATTAAATGCACCAAATGCCCTAAAGGTTACATTCTCGCAACCGATCCACTCAATCAAGACGCGGATTGGAAATGCAAAACTTGCTCTCATAGCATGTCAGCCAAAATCATTGTTCAGCTTCTGGACAGACTTTTCAAAGAAATGGATACCATTGATGGGAACAGCGTCGACTTGTACGAACAATTCAACACCAAATATCAGAACACCTTACATCCCAACCATTACCTCTTTCTATCGACAAAGCATTCACTTTGCCAATTGTATGGTAAAATCTCCGGTTATCTCATATCCGAAATGAGTCTGCAACAAATAAAACACAAGGAAAAAATATGTCGCGATCTTCTTTCGGTGGTTGATACCTACGAGCCGGGAATGAGTCGTCTGAGGGGAGTCATCATGTACGAGTTACATGCACCAATCATGATCCAGATAAAATACCAATCGGAATCCGGCCAAATCAACCCAAATCAACTGAGAAGGATGCTCACTGAAGTGATGCATCTTCTCAAACAAAGTGCCCAAATTCTTTCGTTCGAACCTTCAGGATCTCAAGAACACGAAATGGCTGTGGCTGCACGTGACGCTCTCTTAAACATGCAATCATAGAATggtattgaaaattatttgattttttcctACGAAAATAGCATGTTCAAAAAATGTGATatatttttggaataaaatttatcTAAATACTAGTCAAACCAGCAatgtatattttcaaaacaactaAACTCTTTtctttccgaaagaaattttaCCGATTTTACACTATCAACTACAAGGCTGGAACgaatatttcttcttttttctcattGGTGTTTGGATGGTGAAGGGGGtggtgaataaaaaaaaaatcataaaaggcGGCAAGGACCTTCATTAAACGTTCTAATAGTTTTATTTAAcgttttgatcttttgttgaTTATATCAATTATATGATTTCAGgagctgcaaaatggtgggttgacatcaaggaagaagCGCCCAtcatagctctggtccccacaaattcctatctcacgcttccatgggtcgaccgccagctaagggctgtgtacttagctggtagtgcagcctgggcactgttgttctTCTAGttctagagtgagaaggtacgcctcgagcgtctgttcaccaggaagTGCGGCTCAAACAGTGTCTGCCTGGTATCctgcggctgattaacgaaacgcAGTATCACGCctgctatacctaaggtggcatacccgccagcgcgatgtaggtaacgcgaccccgatAAGGttgcttactgaagcctctcagaTACCACGAAATTTTTGGCAACcaacccggcaacgaaataagactatgattggaaactcgataCCTGGAATGTTAGGACCCTAAAtaaacctggacgagtgagccttctgacTTGTGAACTggagaaggttggagtgaacgtggccgctattcaagaagtccgatggcctagatccggaccccgtggaccccacgaccaacactgcattcaagtataacatctatcacagcggcggcggaaaagcaaagcatggagttggtttcgtagtgatgggcaagcagatgaagcgagtgatgcggtggaaacccattagcgaacgaatctgtgtgttgaggatacggggcaaattcttcaattacagcctaatcaacgtttacgcaccgacaaacgataaatccgacgacgtgaaggacacgttttatgaatgtattgatgaagcctatggagagtgccctaagcatgacgtgaaaattgttatcggagacgctaacgctcaggtcggtagagatgacttttccgtcccataatcggtaggagagccttcactccgctaccaatgacaacggcctacggctagtaaacctcggtgctgccagagggatggccattagtagcacctactttgcacgaaagaatatccgaaagcacacctggagacacccaaaatggtgaaacttgcaaccagatagaccatgttctggtggatgggcgccatttctcggttgttatcgatgtgcggacattcagaattcctaacattgactctgatcactaacTCGttttcagtaaaattcgatcacgattGTTGACAATTGATCAGAattccgaacattgactctgatcactaactcgttgtcagtaaaattcgatcacgattGTTGACAATTGATCAACTGTATCAAACGAatgatcacagcgaacgatgcgttacaatatccagcgattgtcggcggaaggagtatcggctgagtaccgccagaagctcgacgaacggataagtgcaatcaacgatctatgggagtcgatccatggagcggtgagcctaacagcacgagaagtggtaggcactgcacagaggcgacccaggacgggttggttcgatgtggagtgtcagagaatgacagacgagaagaacgttgccagaagccgaatgttggtgtcgggtacccgatcgaatagagagcGGTACAAGGAAgtaagagcagccgaaaaacgaacccaccgcaggaagaagaaagagtacgaagaacaagttattagtgaggcgcaggaaaaaatggagtaTTATAACCGGCAAGAGCGACTGAGGTAGACGGAACCGAACGGAGATACTCGCGGAGGAACGATTGgttaaattataataaatactTGAAGGGTTTCGGAGCTGTTGTAAAAGGAGATGTTACTCGCTTGGTGGTTCGTGTTGAAAGAGGCCGACAGTCGCCGGCTCGTTTATTCGAGAGCGCTTGACATTCGCCAAGCGCTACCATAATATTTATAGCGATTacacatttaataaaaaatactcATTCGAAGGTATATATCAATCCTTCCCTTTTTACAGTTATTCGAATATCCATTACGGATAAATATAGAATGAAGGAAATAACATAATAAACAGATTGACTATATCCACTCCTGCGATTATATCTACTTACTATTTTCGAATGCCCTGGCAAGCCATCGAGCGCCAAATTCGAATCATTTGTTCTTTTCCGATGCGGCTTAACCGACGACTCGAACCTCCACAATTCGCATCCAGAGAATCCCCGGGAAAACTCCTCGTCAGGCTCCTCGTCGTAACACGTTCCTCGTGGTGGGAATGGATCGGGATCATCGACATCGGGATCGACATATGCCACCATCGATCGACGTCTCCGTATGCCCTCATCGCCAACGACCTTCATTTGGCATCGGTGCGCCGtggttgtttttctttttccaatCGTTATCTGTAGAATATTTTTACAAACTCGTTTTAGAAAATACGCTTTCAACCATTTAGCCTGATGGGGATGATTGCTGTTCTTGTACCATAATGCGTCACCCGCCATCAGACTGTCCAAAACATCTTTACTTAGCTTTTTGCCAATAACGTTGTAAGATCTAGTAATTAATTCATCATTGAGATAATCACAGCTAATAAATGGTACTTTACTGTTGTTGTTGTATTGCTTTACATTAATCATATTGATTAACAGTTTAAAGGTATATACTAAAACTTTCTGAGAAGAAATAAATCCTTCCATCGTCatatcatttttaaaatttattaaaaatagtcCAATTAGATCCTCCAGTTTTGCGTATAAGCATTTTGGGTCAAGTAGAAACATTTTCATTACATCCTTAACCATACGAACTATTCTCTCCGCCTTGCCATTAATAGCAAGATTATACGGAGGACTGTTTAAAACCCATATTCCTTGCCTctcaaaaaagttattaacccttaaatgcgcaatgttgttttaaaacaacaaaccgaaaatacgtttaacgTTAATAAtatcaatggttatttacgttaaaaatatttccgacgatttctaaaaaaatcgccttgcgcctttaagggttaaataaTAGAGGACCACTACTTGACATTCTGTCTGGATACCCATATTTAGCAAAATATGCTAACAGCAGTTTTACCAATTCATCATAATCTGTTCTATTTTTCATCCATTTATCTTCCATCCTATTTGAAAAGCCATCAACGTTTAATAATTTAACGTGATGCTTAAAGTAGACACAGTCCTGTTGTATTCTACCAAAATATATTGTGGAAGTAATCCATTTCGTATTATTCAACTGTTTTGGTTGCTCTGCCATAACAGCAGGAGCATCACAAACATTAACAATCCTTTCCAAATCAGCAACTGACTGCTCCAATGGGAATCGCAAACAAATATCAGCACTATTATCCCTTATTGCATCGGGAACGTCAAAAGCTTTCCTATAAATAGGTGtgtcaatttttaaaacaaattcggTTTCATTACCTTTAATAGGAGTCAAAAAATCTTTAATGAAAACATCAGACAATTTAGTCTTGACATAAATCATTAAGTCGTTGCTCTTGTGTTCAATTATTCTGTTTCCAGTTACTTGTTTatcaaaactattacgccagttGGGAAAGAAAACATCCAACCAGGTTCTCCCAAATAAAGGAACAAAATCATGATTACTATCCAATACTAGAAGTTTCAATTTTGCCTTCATATTCCGAAATACAACCGAAACAACAACTTCCCCAGCTATTTTCAAACTGGAACCGTTTACCACTATTAAATTTCTAAAACTTTTCTGTAGGGGAACATCGAAATTAGCTAAAAATAGCTTTTTTCCAATCACGGAAACGTCAGAGCCACTATCAATCTCCATCTGCACATTGATACCTTGAATAGCTAGTTCTAGTAAACATGGATGACTTTTGCCAATGGAGGAAACATGCATGCACTGTAATTCACCTGGATCCGAATAATCACTCTTGTCTTTCCAACAACTCATCATATTCGACAAATTATCGTCATTTTTCGCAcaggttttttcaaagttgatgtTGTTGATCGGACCTCCTGCGAACATGTCCTCGAACTCCACAATAGTAGCACACTCGCTGATCAATTGCTGGTTGTTCATCGCTCTTCAGTTCCACCGGGTGAACCACTGCATCCAGATAACTTCTTCGCTGTTCATGGAGCCGCACTTGTCTAACCCGTCCGGTCTGCGAACGATGATTCACACGATTGCTGTACCTATTGTAGGGTTTTGTGTTGCGCTCATCATCACCTGAAAAATGTCTATAGCCTACTCGGCTTTTCACTGGACCATGCCCTCGATTTAAATTTTCCAAGCGTTGAAAAAAGTTACCACGACTTCCAACAGTAGAAGCGATTTGTTCAAGAGAATTTTCTTGTGTTaatgtttttgcattagaaGCAGCTAACTCCCATGTCGATATAATCTTCTCAACTTGAGCTAGATTCAATTTGTCCCCATTATCCGCTAACAAGTTTTGTCTCAAAGCGTCATCCGACAAGCCAATGAGTACGCGATCAAGTATACGATCCTGTTTATCACCCTTGAAATTACAATACTCAGCTTGGAGTTTAAGCGAAAAAAGAAAATCACTGGCTGTTTCACCAGGTTGCTGTACTCGGGACCCAAATTTAAACCGTTGAATCAAAGCTGTATCAGTTTTGTCTAACTTTTGTTTAAGTTTATCAATCAGTTCATCTAACGGTGCATCATCAAGCAACTGTTCACTAAAGTACAAATTTTGAGCCACTTCAAAAAGATAATCACCTCCAAGAAGGAACATTTGGTCTTTCTTGTCGGCATCTGCTACTTTATTGACACGAAAATGATACCCAAGCCGCTTGAACCATGATGCGAAAGATTGTCCCTTACGGTACGGATCGATATTTGGTGCTACGTGCGAAATCATTTCtaaaacttttaaaatcaaCCATAATaattcaatttgaataaatgtttcaaatcaatttgtTACAATGATACCATAAAAGCACACTAATTAAAAAGATCTTAACTGGTTTCAAAAAATTCACGCAAAACTAATTAAAAGCAAAAAACTTCCATTGAtcatcaataaaaataaaatcgaaaaaaaattcatcaaaaccGTCTCAATTTAAGGCGTATCCGCCATTAATGCGATAAACGGCCTTTTGTCTAATTGTTACTCAACACAATGCACTTTTTCACGAAcaatgtacaatgtacatatatcaaaataaaaaaaatcacttttctcactatttaaatatgaatttcaaataaaagaaACAATATCACAAAACAACTTACCACAATCCAATAATACCAAACCCGAAAATTTATTGTGCTCCGGTAAATACCCTTCCGCGGACTTAAGGTTCAAAGGGGAAAACCTGTCCGCCGGCAATCGCCGCTATCTGTATGGAATATAAAGCAGAAAAAACACTTGATAATCACGAATAGAAGTTTGGTTTCAAAAaccttttcacttttcttttgtTGTTCTAATCCTTTGTTACAAAAATAACACAATAGGCGTAGTTTTAATTAGGCATAATTATTACCGACTAAtacaataaaaagaaaaataaatctttTATCCAAACAACAaatctttttcaaaagtttttcttttccgTGTTGTCGTTTGTTTTGTTTCGGTGAAATTAAATCACTATTATACACCACAAAATGGTGTTTCCTTGGGTGTTTCACTATCACAAGAACGTCCTTTTACTAGCCTTTTCAAGCCCTTCACTTTACCAATACTGCTTCTTTTCCGGGAAATTCCCGTCGGATTAATCCGATGTCTACCACTTGCTCTGCAACCAGTTTTCAATTTGTTGTGCCGCTGCTGATATGGAATCTCGCTCCGCCCGGAGGCAAAACTGCACACTCCTAGCGAAGAAAGTCTATCCGGCAATCGCCCGGGGAACAGCACTTTTTTTCTCACACGCGCACTTTTCGTAAATTTTCCTCGTCGCCAATATTATAACCGGCAAGAGCGACTGAGGTAGACGGAACCGAACGGAGATACTCGCGGAGGAACGATTGgttaaattataataaatactTGAAGGGTTTCGGAGCTGTTGTAAATGAGATGTTACTCGTTTGGTGGTTCGTGTTGAAAGAGGCCGACAGTCGCCGGCTCGTTTATTCGAGAGCGCTTGACATTCGCCAAGCGCCACCATAATATTTTATAGCGATTACacatataataaaaatactCATTCGAAGGTATATATcaggagcagaacgatatgcggaggttttatgagtctgtcaatggcgtgcggagaaagacagcgccatctcccgtcatgtgcaacgaccaacaagggaatttgctgacagataaaaccgaagtggctgccaggtggatgCAAcgcttcgagactttgttgtatagtggaagtgacggtgcatcggtgaacagaataaatattagcgacgatggacaagctgtggagtcacctacactagatgaggttaaaaagctgttcaagagctgaaaaacaataaggctgcggggaaggaccagctcccggctgaacttctcaaacatggcagtgagcagttttatgaagttctgcaccttgctagctggttggacggcctcatttgccctctctttaagaaagggcacagactgaagTGCGCCAAtcaccgaggaataaccctccttaattcggcgtacaaaattatgtcccgcattctgttcaacagattgagaccgcttgaagagtccttcgtcggcgaataccaagcaggttttcgtgagggccgatcaacgacggatcaaatgtttaccctgagacaaatccttgataaattccgggagtacaacaaggcggcgtacgattcagtgaaacggaatgaattatggcaaattatgcttgaacatggttgttccggcgaaactgatacggctgattcgtataacgttggacggatcgaaatcaagtgtaagggttgcggatgaaatatcgacgtcatttgttaccttagatggattaaagcagggtgatgcactatcgaatctactgttcaatatagcgctctagggagcgattaggagagctggcgtgcaaagaagcggtaccattatcacaagatcgcatatgctcctgggttttgcggacgatatcgatattatcggaattgatcgccgtgccgtggaagaggcttttgtgccttttaagaggaagacatcgaggattggactcacgatgaaTACCaacaaaacgaagtacatagtcgctggcaatcaacgtgggttcattagtggtggtggtagtgaaatgctgctggatggtgaaaaatttgaagtgatggaagaatttgtgtatcttggcacattagtgacgtgcgataatgatgttatccgcgaggtgaaaaggcgtattgcagctgcaaatagggcttattacggacttcgtaaccagcttaagttccgtagtctgcaaacgaaaacaaaactcgcgctgtatactactctgattcttccggtggctttatacggccatgaaacatggacgttaaaggaggctgatcggagagctttcggagtgtttgagcgtaaggtgctgcggacaatactcagcggtaaacaagagaacggtatctggcggcgtcgcatgaattacgaattgtaccaggcgaggtaccaggtatataaagggctggatattattaagcttatacaacacggcagactacgctgggctggtcacgttgttcgtatgccggaagaacgtcaagcgaagataatatttagaagAGAACACGGAAGAGGccacaggcttcgtggaaggccgtgtacacgatggctttttgcagttgaagaggacctgagggcgctcaatgttcagggcgactggaagcgattggcccgggatcgagtccagtggaggagGATACAGTCgagattcgctggttgggattttaatacttgggtcactttttagttgggcctccgctggtcgGGCCATGGctcaactaaaaagcaaccgtacgattcaatattataaattcagtacacacaaaaaacaaaaattgtttaattaaataatttgacctttatatttaaaaattgtatttatttcatcaaaataaaagtttattgtTTACTgtgaaaattatattttcaatttgaaaGTATTTTTCGTCTGTTtataatgtaaaataaaaagtgTTTTCTTTCAGTGTGAGTATTTCAAAAGTGTCAAGCCGCCAAGCAAAACACCCGTAGCCATCTGCCAAACAACAAAACAGACATCCAAAacaaacttacttacttacggatcctgtacacctccggtggtgcaaagggccgacttgaaagatctccatcctgagcgttgcccggctatcgctttaacctgttgccaggttagatttcggtcgacttcttttatttctttattgaggcttcgccgccatgagcctctgggtctgcctctgttgcgatgtcccgctgggttccagtctaatgcttgtttacagatttcgtagtccaaaacaaaacaaacaacaaaacaGACAAAACAGAAATATCCTCAATTAGATTAAATATATCAGGAAAGTGGATAATAAATAGAAGGTAGGTCACAAAGATTTCAGTCACGATTTatattaaataaattattgGATATTTTCTGCATATTTTCCTATAGGTTGCCGCTGTGAAGCGGTGAATTTAGCTGCATCGGTCTGCGCTGCGGGTTTCCCCCTGAGATAAACAACTTCGCATTCTCTTAAACTGAAATCGTTGCTCTAGGCTCGGCTCTAGGCTACAGGAAACGGAAGGTAAGCATTCAATCAAACTCAAACTTGTCCCGTCCAATTAGCAGGTTGAAGTCACTGGAAGTTTCACCCATCCTCGCCTtcctttgttgaaaaaaaaattagagccAGATATGATAAAATTCTCACGACTTGAACCTGCCCATTGGACGGGACTAGTATTTATACAATGACTTCAGATATTTTCCACTTCCTCTTCCCCAGATCTTTCCAGTCAATGACGAGATGTCCCATTGGAATCACCCATACAATGTTAGAGCGATGgaaatggatttttcaaatggaCCCAGAGTGTGTCGCGGGGGAACATCGCTGGCCAAATAATACCATCGATAGTAAGTAAAAAAATACCATCGATAGTAAGtaggaacatacatacatatttgTTTACCATAAATCAATCGCGCAGTGCTATATTTGCATCTTGccacaaaataattaattatagaaaataaaattaatttgtgCTAATTTTTATTCTTGCTAATTTTAGCGGAATCGATGGCAGTATTGTTGCTGACAAATAATCATGGTTCGAGAGTCGTCAGTGTTGGATCGGAAGATCACAGTTATAGGGCTGTCGAGGGCAAAAGCACCTGTAAAATCAACGTGTACCTAGTCAAATAATATCCATTATTGTATAATAAAATATGTCTATAAAACTGGTTCTCTTTGATTGTTTTGAGAAAAGCAACTAATAGCGATGATGTCATCATTTGGAATAACaatatttcacttttatttttcactgtgATCCTTTTTTCTATTTGACAGTTcgacaatttatttaaaaagttcaaacttttaatttcagaaTAGCTTGCAGCTTTTAAACCATGGTTGCCGTAACAGTTACCGTACTTTAATTTTGAATACTtac
The nucleotide sequence above comes from Armigeres subalbatus isolate Guangzhou_Male chromosome 3, GZ_Asu_2, whole genome shotgun sequence. Encoded proteins:
- the LOC134221248 gene encoding SET domain-containing protein SmydA-8 isoform X1, with the protein product MPANCKKKKHRKHKSQNRQHASSDTEDESGKSNSKQGPSASASEEINNNKPYAVRYSDTWGRFLVAARNLKAGEQIIKVEPLAMGPWAASDPVCLGCYKRFAKDSRIIKCTGCGWRICSPTCSGLSANEPHKKLECIPLKEHNVGNLFETGSAEQIKLMYEAIFALRCLLLKKIDPERYAMLLEMEPLNELRQQISSLWKRNQELIVNRIRDEWKFDEFTDSEIHTACGIIEVNSFQIGQDDVFARALYPEAFYIMHDCTPNTTHTDDPKSRVLSIRLTNDLKAGDPITLSYSYTLQGTLKRRQHLFESKFFWCQCKRCSDPTEFGTNCSSIKCTKCPKGYILATDPLNQDADWKCKTCSHSMSAKIIVQLLDRLFKEMDTIDGNSVDLYEQFNTKYQNTLHPNHYLFLSTKHSLCQLYGKISGYLISEMSLQQIKHKEKICRDLLSVVDTYEPGMSRLRGVIMYELHAPIMIQIKYQSESGQINPNQLRRMLTEVMHLLKQSAQILSFEPSGSQEHEMAVAARDALLNMQS
- the LOC134221248 gene encoding SET domain-containing protein SmydA-8 isoform X2, giving the protein MGPWAASDPVCLGCYKRFAKDSRIIKCTGCGWRICSPTCSGLSANEPHKKLECIPLKEHNVGNLFETGSAEQIKLMYEAIFALRCLLLKKIDPERYAMLLEMEPLNELRQQISSLWKRNQELIVNRIRDEWKFDEFTDSEIHTACGIIEVNSFQIGQDDVFARALYPEAFYIMHDCTPNTTHTDDPKSRVLSIRLTNDLKAGDPITLSYSYTLQGTLKRRQHLFESKFFWCQCKRCSDPTEFGTNCSSIKCTKCPKGYILATDPLNQDADWKCKTCSHSMSAKIIVQLLDRLFKEMDTIDGNSVDLYEQFNTKYQNTLHPNHYLFLSTKHSLCQLYGKISGYLISEMSLQQIKHKEKICRDLLSVVDTYEPGMSRLRGVIMYELHAPIMIQIKYQSESGQINPNQLRRMLTEVMHLLKQSAQILSFEPSGSQEHEMAVAARDALLNMQS
- the LOC134221248 gene encoding SET domain-containing protein SmydA-8 isoform X3, with the protein product MYEAIFALRCLLLKKIDPERYAMLLEMEPLNELRQQISSLWKRNQELIVNRIRDEWKFDEFTDSEIHTACGIIEVNSFQIGQDDVFARALYPEAFYIMHDCTPNTTHTDDPKSRVLSIRLTNDLKAGDPITLSYSYTLQGTLKRRQHLFESKFFWCQCKRCSDPTEFGTNCSSIKCTKCPKGYILATDPLNQDADWKCKTCSHSMSAKIIVQLLDRLFKEMDTIDGNSVDLYEQFNTKYQNTLHPNHYLFLSTKHSLCQLYGKISGYLISEMSLQQIKHKEKICRDLLSVVDTYEPGMSRLRGVIMYELHAPIMIQIKYQSESGQINPNQLRRMLTEVMHLLKQSAQILSFEPSGSQEHEMAVAARDALLNMQS